A section of the Quatrionicoccus australiensis genome encodes:
- a CDS encoding DUF3352 domain-containing protein → MDMISYNSGKAMLTGLVRELHGPKLVPKDAWTVDRYKQISETPAERAAFRKKIDEIDKNLAKLREQSIQETGIDPWVAPSNFTIDRTPWTEGQMAAYVQNEMDKFVENDAKTQRSRAWFALHEAGNLAMPENPVIDTTA, encoded by the coding sequence ATGGACATGATTAGCTATAACAGTGGCAAAGCAATGCTCACTGGTTTGGTCAGAGAGTTACACGGCCCCAAACTTGTTCCAAAAGATGCATGGACAGTCGATCGATACAAGCAGATTAGCGAAACCCCGGCAGAGCGTGCTGCATTTCGGAAAAAAATAGATGAGATTGACAAAAATCTTGCCAAACTCAGGGAACAAAGCATACAAGAAACTGGAATCGATCCTTGGGTGGCGCCAAGTAATTTCACCATCGACAGAACACCGTGGACCGAGGGACAAATGGCGGCTTATGTTCAGAATGAAATGGACAAGTTCGTAGAAAATGATGCAAAAACCCAGCGAAGTCGTGCCTGGTTTGCGCTGCACGAAGCCGGTAATCTCGCCATGCCAGAAAATCCAGTCATCGACACCACCGCCTGA
- a CDS encoding GGDEF domain-containing response regulator, protein MTKLQKVLIVDASRVTRASLARYLKGHFKVCEDADGESAWQTLVLDSSIVAVISGGHLAKLDALELVEQIRENKLCRLNRMPFFMVVSESCSAQEKLAASQRGVTDFIPKHLPPAEMAALLNHLLGQAYLAEDRRQSPLGFDSLAPGQAAAVASADESARPYTGERSITGATDIMGQVGLLAGLHDVAHEGGGRSGRSTDLLSPDRFAECLRQLPVTSAAGVLVFGLDGYDRLLASYGVELAERVVRKVSAMLANKIRGEDSIARLAPGQIAILATQTNRTLCTSFSSRVCKALAAAQISVRGQRVDLTVSVGVAALPEEGAAASETDLLQLARERLAAAMAAGGNRVISGDPAPDQLFGAQDVFLGRLQSVLAEASPELMASCLGQAGLQLMPLLGQLEKMFDFALPLDEMQRRLSERAQAERTGG, encoded by the coding sequence ATGACAAAGTTGCAGAAGGTTCTGATCGTCGATGCGTCACGGGTCACCCGGGCGTCGCTGGCCAGATATCTGAAGGGACATTTCAAGGTTTGCGAGGATGCCGATGGCGAGTCGGCCTGGCAGACGCTTGTCCTCGACAGTTCCATCGTCGCCGTTATTTCGGGTGGGCATCTGGCCAAGCTGGATGCGCTGGAACTGGTCGAGCAGATCCGTGAAAACAAGCTGTGTCGCCTCAATCGCATGCCGTTTTTCATGGTCGTTTCCGAGTCTTGCTCCGCCCAGGAAAAACTCGCTGCCAGCCAGCGCGGGGTGACCGATTTCATCCCCAAGCACTTGCCGCCAGCCGAGATGGCTGCATTGCTCAACCATCTGCTCGGTCAGGCGTACCTTGCCGAAGATCGGCGCCAATCTCCGCTCGGGTTTGACTCCCTCGCACCGGGGCAAGCTGCCGCTGTCGCGTCGGCAGATGAATCGGCCCGTCCTTACACCGGTGAGCGCAGCATCACCGGGGCAACCGACATCATGGGGCAGGTTGGGCTCCTCGCCGGATTGCATGATGTCGCCCACGAGGGGGGGGGCCGTAGCGGCCGCAGTACCGATTTGCTGAGCCCGGACAGGTTCGCCGAGTGTTTGCGGCAACTGCCGGTGACCAGTGCTGCCGGGGTGCTGGTCTTTGGCCTGGATGGCTACGACAGGCTGCTCGCAAGCTACGGAGTGGAACTTGCCGAACGGGTGGTGCGCAAGGTTTCAGCCATGCTGGCCAACAAGATTCGCGGCGAGGACAGTATCGCCCGACTGGCGCCGGGGCAGATCGCCATCCTTGCGACGCAGACCAATCGGACGCTATGCACGAGTTTTTCCAGTCGTGTTTGCAAGGCCCTGGCGGCGGCCCAGATTTCGGTACGCGGGCAGCGCGTTGACCTGACCGTCAGCGTCGGTGTTGCGGCCTTGCCGGAGGAGGGGGCTGCGGCAAGCGAAACGGATCTGCTGCAGCTGGCGCGCGAACGGCTGGCTGCGGCAATGGCAGCCGGCGGCAATCGCGTCATCTCCGGTGATCCCGCTCCCGACCAGTTGTTCGGCGCTCAGGACGTTTTTCTCGGGCGCCTGCAGAGCGTACTGGCTGAAGCGTCACCCGAGCTCATGGCTTCCTGTCTTGGGCAGGCTGGTCTGCAGTTGATGCCTCTGCTCGGTCAACTCGAAAAAATGTTCGATTTTGCTCTGCCGCTCGATGAGATGCAGCGCCGGCTGAGTGAGCGAGCGCAGGCCGAGCGGACTGGCGGCTAA